A genomic segment from Juglans regia cultivar Chandler chromosome 14, Walnut 2.0, whole genome shotgun sequence encodes:
- the LOC109020516 gene encoding uncharacterized protein LOC109020516: MKIFEEKCVSAAADVGNALAMQQSFKELKCKPVLVVKNYCRSEFPPPGSFKLNVDGALSSNGLIAGVGVILRDSKGEVMMSAAKKEQGGLNAVEIEGLAILHGLQFSNHLGIHNLVIESDSLLVVNEFARQGSSKAAIGNTIKQAKELMRRFSSCVVQYANRSFNAAAHSLAKFGLCVKNISLWWGSFPDVISNILWIDSLVEVLVLDE; encoded by the coding sequence atgaagaTCTTTGAGGAGAAGTGTGTAAGTGCAGCAGCAGATGTGGGAAATGCATTGGCCATGCAACAGTCTTTCAAAGAACTGAAATGTAAGCCTGTTCTTGTTGTCAAGAATTACTGCAGATCGGAATTCCCACCTCCTGGTTCTTTTAAACTTAATGTAGATGGAGCTTTATCTTCAAATGGTTTAATTGCTGGAGTTGGAGTAATTCTAAGGGATTCAAAGGGGGAAGTTATGATGTCTGCAGCAAAAAAGGAACAAGGTGGGTTGAATGCAGTGGAGATTGAGGGATTGGCTATCCTGCATGGTCTTCAGTTTAGTAATCACCTTGGTATTCATAATCTAGTGATTGAAAGTGATTCCTTGTTAGTAGTTAATGAGTTTGCTAGACAAGGATCTTCAAAGGCAGCAATTGGAAACACTATTAAGCAAGCTAAGGAACTGATGAGGCGCTTTAGTTCTTGTGTGGTTCAATATGCCAATAGAAGCTTCAATGCAGCAGCTCACTCTCTTGCCAAGTTTGGTTTATGTGTTAAGAATATTAGTTTATGGTGGGGTTCATTCCCTGATGTAATTTCTAATATCCTTTGGATTGATTCTCTTGTAGAAGTTTTGGTTCTtgatgaatga